A section of the Elizabethkingia anophelis R26 genome encodes:
- a CDS encoding acyl carrier protein translates to MSDIASRVKAIIADKLDVEETEVTPEASFTNDLGADSLDTVELIMEFEKEFNIQIPDDQAEKITTVGHAIAYIEEVVNK, encoded by the coding sequence ATGTCAGACATCGCATCAAGAGTTAAAGCTATCATCGCTGATAAGCTAGACGTGGAAGAAACTGAAGTAACACCAGAAGCTAGCTTCACTAACGATTTAGGAGCAGATTCTCTGGATACTGTTGAGTTGATCATGGAGTTCGAAAAAGAATTCAACATTCAGATTCCTGATGACCAAGCTGAAAAAATTACAACAGTAGGACACGCAATCGCTTATATTGAAGAAGTAGTCAACAAATAA